Genomic DNA from Alicyclobacillus fastidiosus:
CACAACCTGGTGGCCGTAACTGGCGTACATCGGATCCTTCGGACTAATGCCCAACTCTACCGTGGACCGATGACTCATCGCCGTATGATACGGATCTCCACCGAAGTTATCCGCACTGATTTTCCAGTTGGTATTGATGATCCACTTCTGGGGAACGCCACGAACTTCCATGCCCGCGTCACTGCGGCCGAGCATAATGTCGAAGTACCACTTCATGTCCCCGAGAAAGTCCTCCAGCGGCTCGGCATGTTCATCTAAAGAACCAAAAATCATGCCGCAGTAGCTCGATACTTTTGGGATTTTTCGCAGAGACCATTGTGTGCGATCCATTTCCTCACCGTATACTCGGTTGCCAGCCACAATCCCAATTAAGTCGCCGGCCAGATTAAACGTCCAACCATGATAGGGACAGGTAAACGTCTTTTTTTGACCAAAATCAGCTGTACACAATTTCGTGCCGCGGTGTGTACACGAGTTTAGATACGCTTGAATTTGACCGTTCTCATCCCGCAGAAGCAGCACTGGATCATGGACGATCCACCGCGTCACATAATCGCCTGGCTTTTCGATTTCCGACTCATGACCTAGGAAATTCCACGTCTTGGAGAAAATGTTCGCCACTTCTGCTCGATAGATGTCCTCATCGGTAAACGCCCATTGTGGCAGTAGACCGCGTTGGACCTTTTCCTTTACACCTCTGAGAATCGTCTTGTCGAATGCGATTCGATTCGCCAACTTCATCAACCTCCATGCTTCAGGAACCCGGATTAGTCGACCGAAACTGCTCCCTCTTTGCGTACTGGGATGGCTACCCTTCTTGGCGCGGTCTCCTTAATGCCAAAACCGACGAGGAATACGAGAAATGAACCAGCGGCGGAAATAAGCATGGGCGCCACGAGACCGTGGTGGTCGGCTGCGATACCCGCGATCGTCGGCACAGTAGTGCCGCCGAATATCTCGCCGATCATCATCATGATGCCGATCGTCGAAGCAGCAAATACCGCTGGCACAGACTCACTTGGAATGATGGACATCGCAATCGGGGAGTACCCCTGCCCTATCGCTAGTACAAACAGGAGGGTGATGATAGGCACAATCCCTGTGTGTACCTTGGCTAATACCAAGGGAGCTAAGGTGGCGAGTAGGCCAGAGATGATGAGCGACGGTTTGCGCCCGATGCGGTCAGACACCAACGGTACGACAAATCCCCAAATCCAAGACCCAAAGCCAAATGCGCTCATAGCCCAACTCATCTGCGTAGGGCTGATTTTATCTACCTCTGTCATCAGAATCGGAGCGAACGTCGTAAACGTAATCAGCCACGTAATAAAACCGATCGAGCAAATGAGGCACAACCAGGTGTTGCGGTTTTGAAAGATGACCTTATAATCCGACCAACTGAGCTTTCTGTGCGACAGCTCAGTGGTGATCTTCGGCTCCCGCATGTACTTTGCCACGATGACCGCGAGAATGAGGGCAGGAATCGCCAACAAGTAGAATGCCGCACGCCAGTTGAATGCCTCTGCGAGGGATACGATAATCAGCGGTGCAACCGCACTGCCAAGCAAGCCACTTGCACTTTGAACAAACCCAATGTTGAACCCTTGACGACTGGGCGTCGACGTTGCTTTCACCGCGCTCGCTCCAATCGGGAACACCGGCCCTTCAGATAAGCCCATCAAAGCCCTGACGAGAACCATGCTCATAAATGAGCCGACGACGCCTGACAGGACCGATGCCAGTGCAAAAACTACG
This window encodes:
- a CDS encoding aromatic ring-hydroxylating dioxygenase subunit alpha — encoded protein: MANRIAFDKTILRGVKEKVQRGLLPQWAFTDEDIYRAEVANIFSKTWNFLGHESEIEKPGDYVTRWIVHDPVLLLRDENGQIQAYLNSCTHRGTKLCTADFGQKKTFTCPYHGWTFNLAGDLIGIVAGNRVYGEEMDRTQWSLRKIPKVSSYCGMIFGSLDEHAEPLEDFLGDMKWYFDIMLGRSDAGMEVRGVPQKWIINTNWKISADNFGGDPYHTAMSHRSTVELGISPKDPMYASYGHQVVLDNGHGINMCTAAKDRADVPPYQGLPPEMWPMFKRNLSAEQLDVFEKTMIMVGNCFPNLSFVSPMHGTGGPDEPLTSFVNFRVWRPVGPTKIEVTSWFMVDKEAPESFKQASYLSYIGSFGPAGTLEQDDAEIWTRVAETTHGTMAQDKDVHYNNALNYLMGLDRVEPDLTWPGPGTAYPTCYLDAISRAFYEHWVDSLLQDADVPTGVL
- a CDS encoding MFS transporter is translated as MKERSQIWSYQNGIILMMFFAFGLVFMDRQSITFLSPFVIPALHLNNAQVGMFASALSVCWGVSAWLFSSFSDLIGNRKKILVVFIVVFALASVLSGVVGSFMSMVLVRALMGLSEGPVFPIGASAVKATSTPSRQGFNIGFVQSASGLLGSAVAPLIIVSLAEAFNWRAAFYLLAIPALILAVIVAKYMREPKITTELSHRKLSWSDYKVIFQNRNTWLCLICSIGFITWLITFTTFAPILMTEVDKISPTQMSWAMSAFGFGSWIWGFVVPLVSDRIGRKPSLIISGLLATLAPLVLAKVHTGIVPIITLLFVLAIGQGYSPIAMSIIPSESVPAVFAASTIGIMMMIGEIFGGTTVPTIAGIAADHHGLVAPMLISAAGSFLVFLVGFGIKETAPRRVAIPVRKEGAVSVD